From a region of the Rhipicephalus microplus isolate Deutch F79 chromosome X, USDA_Rmic, whole genome shotgun sequence genome:
- the LOC119184761 gene encoding LOW QUALITY PROTEIN: piggyBac transposable element-derived protein 3 (The sequence of the model RefSeq protein was modified relative to this genomic sequence to represent the inferred CDS: inserted 1 base in 1 codon), whose translation KIRVEDNVPKNFQWKKKVYAPPLDIDFRGHNECPPEADETCTPYTYFSRYVPESIFRVIAENMNQYSVKTTLHNVNTTATEMRQLFGMHILMSVVHLPRVRLYWNPMKKVPLISETMMEKRFFKLQNNLXNIVPEDSGFDSGDRLWKVGPFLELIRKRCLEQALEQECSVDEQMIPFKGQLSIKQYVKGKPSPWGIKVVALCGSSGLLHDFAIYQGENTIPVDLKKEYGLYSGVVLHLSKRISYGCNYQLYFDNYFTSVPLLRQLREHRILAAGTVRKNRLGKCPLESKKVINKKPRGYSAEYVTSDDVVVIWKDNNDVSVASNFVGIGNEEDVRRWDKTKREHILVKQPEVIAKYNQSMGGVDKMDFLLSLYRTKIRSKKWTLRAIFHFVDLAVCNT comes from the exons AAAATACGTGTTGAAGACAACGTACCGAAGAACTTTCAGTGGAAAAAGAAAGTTTACGCACCCCCATTAGACATCGACTTCCGCGGTCACAACGAGTGCCCACCGGAGGCGGATGAAACTTGTACGCCATACACGTACTTTTCAAGGTACGTGCCCGAGTCCATTTTCAGAGTAATAGCAGAAAACATGAATCAATATAGTGTGAAAACAACTCTGCATAATGTGAATACCACAGCGACTGAAATGAGACAGCTGTTCGGTATGCATATCCTGATGAGCGTCGTTCACTTACCTCGGGTAAGGCTGTATTGGAACCCAATGAAGAAGGTTCCTCTCATCAGCGAAACTATGATGGAGAAGCGCTTTTTCAAGCTTCAAAATAATC TGAACATTGTTCCAGAAGATTCTGGATTTGACAGTGGAGATCGCCTGTGGAAAGTTGGTCCATTTCTGGAGCTCATACGAAAGCGATGCTTGGAGCAGGCTCTTGAACAGGAATGCTCAGTCGACGAGCAAATGATCCCTTTTAAAGGCCAGCTTTCCATAAAGCAGTATGTGAAAGGCAAGCCATCTCCCTGGGGCATAAAAGTGGTTGCTCTGTGTGGTAGCAGTGGTTTACTCCACGACTTTGCAATATACCAGGGGGAAAACACGATTCCCGTCGACCTGAAGAAAGAATACGGTCTTTATTCTGGTGTTGTCTTGCATCTATCTAAAAGAATTTCTTATGGATGCAATTACCAACTTTACTTTGATAACTACTTTACATCAGTGCCTCTCCTTCGCCAGCTACGAGAGCACAGAATTTTGGCAGCTGGAACTGTGCGAAAAAACAGGCTGGGAAAGTGCCCTCTTGAATCCAAAAAGGTGATCAACAAAAAGCCGCGGGGATACTCTGCTGAATATGTCACAAGTGATGATGTTGTAGTGATCTGGAAAGACAACAATGATGTGTCGGTCGCGTCCAACTTTGTTGGCATTGGTAATGAAGAGGATGTCCGGAGGTGGGACAAAACTAAGCGTGAACACATATTAGTGAAGCAGCCGGAGGTGATCGCCAAGTACAATCAAAGTATGGGAGGCGTGGACAAGATGGACTTTCTCTTGAGCTTGTACCGCACCAAGATCAGGTCAAAGAAATGGACGCTGAGGGCGATATTCCATTTTGTAGACCTAGCTGTCTGTAATACTTGA